The Anaerobranca gottschalkii DSM 13577 DNA window ATAGTTCCTTTTTCCCCTCTAAAAGTGGGAACTTCTATTACTCCAAATTCAACTTCCGGAAAGTTTTGTTCAAGGAATCCAAGTACCCAGTTACCTTCGATCATCATAGCTGTTTTTTCATTACCAAAGGCATCTCCATTCCAACCTACACCTAAGTCTTGGGGTGTTACCAATTTACCTTCTTTAGCTGCTTCAAATAAAGGAGTTAGATTTTCTACTATTTTAGGATCTGATAAATTAGAATAAATTTCATCCCTAACGATAGAAACTCCTCCCCCTTGAGCAATAAACATTTTCCTTGCTAAGTCTTGATTATAGGTCATAGCTGCCATCCCAGAAGGCAACTTAGCTTTAAGGTTAGTTAAAAAGTCACTGGTCCACAACTCTTCTAATGTATCAGGTATTTCTTCAGCATTTACATATTTTTTATTATAATAAAGGGCTAGTGTAGAATAATCCTTACTAACTGCATATACCTTTCCATCCTTAATAAATGCATTTGTTAATGGTTGATAAAATTTGTCTAACTCAAATTCATCATAATCTAATTCTAATAATACCCCTTGCTCAATAAAAAATGGGGCCATATAAGCATCTACATAAAACACATCTGGTGCTGTCCCACCGATTAACTCTACCTGTAATTCCATATTGTAATCAGAATAGATCCTTTGCTCCACTTTAATTCCAGTTTTTTTAGTAAATTCAGCAACCATTTTGTTAAAGGCAGCGGTTTCAGCATCATTACCTCCCCATCTACCTACAACTATGGTTTTACCTGATAAGTCATCTGTATTGTTAGCATCAGAAGAGCCACACCCACTTAGCAAGCCAACTACTATAAAAGTAGAAATTAGGAAAACGAGAAACTTTTTCAAACTAAAAACCTCCCTTTTTTTATTTATTAAATAACCTAATTTTGTTAGGTTATTTAAAAACAAAATCCTTAAAAACTAAATCTTCAATACTAGCTTATCTTTTAATAGATAAAACTGCTGATTATTTAAAATTTCAATTTCCCTATTTCTATTAGTCAACTTTTCAATCATTACTTTATCTTTAGTTATTTCTATACTTAATTTATCTCCTTGGTAATAGATAACAAATTTAAGTTTTGACCAATTCTCAGGCAATGAAGGTTGAATCCTCAGTTTACCATCAATAATTCGTACTCCACCAAAACCGTTTACTACACACTGCCAAATTCCTCCAATAGAGGCAGCATGAATACCGTGATCACTTGATTTCATATTAGGTCCTAAATCAATTTGGGCGGCTTTTTTAAATAATTGATAAGCCAATTCTTTTTCTCCTAAATCATTAGCTATAATACAATGGGTAGAAAGGCTTAATGAAGAATCATGCAATGTCTTAGGTTCATAATAGTCCCAATTAGCCTTTTTCACATCTTTACTAAAATAATGTTCTAATAAATAAAGTAAAATAATTACATCTGCTTGTTTAGTTACTTGAATTTGATTGACCTGAGCTAAGTTATAGTCTCGAAATATTGAACCTACTTGCTGTTGATTTTTGTACTTTGTTAAATCAATAACTTCTTTTTGTAAATATGTATCATCTTGAGGTATTACTAAATTTTCATTAGGTTTAGGTAAATAAATTTTCCTTTGGACATCAATCCATTTTTCAATCCAATCATCGATTTTAATTTTTTCATTTAATTCATCAAAAACCTTTTGATCAACTTTTTCTCTTAAGCTATTATAACAATCTATAGCAATACTGATGGCAAATTTAGCCATATAGTTTGTAAAGGCATTATTATCTACATGTTCTTTATATTCATCTGGTCCAATAACTCCTTTTATTTCATAACGTCCCTTTTCTTCATTCCACTCTACCCTTGAAGCCCAAAACTTAGCTATTTCAAATAGCATTTCATAACCATATTTAATCAAGAAATCTTCATCACCGGTAATTTGATAATATTGCCAAAT harbors:
- a CDS encoding ABC transporter substrate-binding protein: MKKFLVFLISTFIVVGLLSGCGSSDANNTDDLSGKTIVVGRWGGNDAETAAFNKMVAEFTKKTGIKVEQRIYSDYNMELQVELIGGTAPDVFYVDAYMAPFFIEQGVLLELDYDEFELDKFYQPLTNAFIKDGKVYAVSKDYSTLALYYNKKYVNAEEIPDTLEELWTSDFLTNLKAKLPSGMAAMTYNQDLARKMFIAQGGGVSIVRDEIYSNLSDPKIVENLTPLFEAAKEGKLVTPQDLGVGWNGDAFGNEKTAMMIEGNWVLGFLEQNFPEVEFGVIEVPTFRGEKGTMVFTVGYGIYSKSKEVEAAKEFIKFATGTEGMAIWTKGAGVLPSRADVAEAIGVMDDQRKVPHILGAEYATPWQKGTTLDTINNEFRNYIPSVVKGERTLAEALKIAEEEANKIIRQN